Below is a genomic region from Actinomycetota bacterium.
GAGGAGCTGGTCGACGGCAACTGCCCGATCCACGGCCGGCCGGTGGAGACGGTCCGGGAGGAGAACTACTTCTTCCGCATCTCCAAGTACGCCGACCGGCTGCTGGAGCACTACCGCGACCACCCCGAGTTCGTCCGCCCCGAGACCCGCCGGCGCGAGGTCGTCTCCTTCGTCGAGCACGGGCTCCAGGACCTGTCGATCTCGCGGTCCAGCTTCACCTGGGGGGTGCCGATCCCCTGGGACCCCGAGCACGTCATGTACGTCTGGGTCGACGCCCTGCAGAACTACCTGACCGCCGCCGGCTGGGACGCCGACATGGAGAAATTCGCCCATGTGTGGCCGGCCGACTACCACTTCGTGGGCAAGGACATCCTGCGCTTCCACGCCGTCACCTGGCCGGCGATCCTGCTCGCGGCCGGGCTGCCCCTGCCCCGGACCGTCCAGGCCCACGGCTGGCTGCTGGTCGGGGGCGAGAAGATGAGCAAGACCAAGCTCACCGGCATCGCCCCCCACGACCTGGTGGCGCCGTTCGGGAGCGACGCCGTCCGCTACTTCTTCCAGCGCGAGGTCGCCTTCGGCCAGGACGGCAACTTCTCCTGGGAGGCGATGGTCGAGCGCTACAACGCCGACCTGGCCAACGGGCTCGGCAACCTGGCCAGCCGGGTCACGGCCATGGTCGAGCGCTACCGCGACGGGGTCCTGCCCGGCCCCGGACCGGCCACCGACGCCGAGGTCGCGGTCCAGGACGCCGCCGAGCGGGCCTACGCCGACGCCGCCGCCGCCCTCGAGGAGGTGGCCTACGAGCGGGCCCTGGCCGCCATCTGGCGGTTCGTGGGCGCGGCCAACGCCTACCTGTCGGAGCGCAAGCCCTGG
It encodes:
- a CDS encoding class I tRNA ligase family protein — protein: EELVDGNCPIHGRPVETVREENYFFRISKYADRLLEHYRDHPEFVRPETRRREVVSFVEHGLQDLSISRSSFTWGVPIPWDPEHVMYVWVDALQNYLTAAGWDADMEKFAHVWPADYHFVGKDILRFHAVTWPAILLAAGLPLPRTVQAHGWLLVGGEKMSKTKLTGIAPHDLVAPFGSDAVRYFFQREVAFGQDGNFSWEAMVERYNADLANGLGNLASRVTAMVERYRDGVLPGPGPATDAEVAVQDAAERAYADAAAALEEVAYERALAAIWRFVGAANAYLSERKPWDLAKAGDDVALDTTLYTGAEALRIAALLTAPWLTRAAPALWSALGAPGELAEARLPGALAWGGLPRGARVARAGALFPRLDAEGNVARRAG